A portion of the Calothrix sp. 336/3 genome contains these proteins:
- a CDS encoding SH3 domain-containing protein, with product MGREIFLTITHYPLPIDFTMLNILKYILGIILAIAIMAGSSVAVALFLMNRTSIPPAKPVFSNDTPALRGVSATSKNTTKKSPETKPPATTQTPTPTPEATETPAEELPAGAYRARVTWQKGLVLRQEPLQEAEKLGGIAYKQKVVVLQESDDKAWQKIRITGSNQEGWVKAGNLKQVSDDDTENDDTSEENTEQQ from the coding sequence ATGGGAAGAGAAATATTTTTGACTATCACCCATTACCCACTACCCATTGACTTTACGATGCTGAATATTCTCAAATACATTCTCGGAATTATCTTGGCGATCGCCATCATGGCAGGTAGTAGTGTTGCTGTCGCTCTTTTCTTGATGAATCGTACCTCTATTCCCCCTGCCAAACCAGTATTTTCCAATGACACTCCTGCCTTGAGGGGTGTTTCTGCTACTAGTAAGAATACAACCAAAAAATCCCCGGAAACAAAACCACCTGCAACGACACAAACCCCAACTCCCACCCCAGAAGCAACTGAAACACCCGCAGAAGAACTACCAGCAGGAGCATACCGCGCTCGTGTCACCTGGCAAAAGGGTTTAGTTTTACGACAAGAACCTCTGCAAGAAGCAGAAAAACTTGGTGGTATTGCTTATAAGCAAAAAGTTGTGGTTTTACAAGAAAGTGATGATAAAGCTTGGCAAAAAATTCGCATCACTGGTAGTAACCAAGAAGGGTGGGTAAAAGCAGGAAATCTCAAGCAAGTTAGTGATGATGATACGGAGAATGATGATACTAGTGAAGAGAATACAGAACAACAATAA
- a CDS encoding cobalt-precorrin-6A reductase, whose product MKRVLILGGTGDGAELVNQVSNLPNIEVITSLAGRTREPQAPSGLFRIGGFGGELGLISYLRTEKIDVLIDATHPFASEISRNAASAAIACNLPHLMLIRPVWQPVGGDNWIEVETVAAAAENLPEFAQRVFLTIGRQQLASFAHLDNIWFLMRLIDPPPANSAIPQGKILRDRGPFTLENELKLLQDHQIDTLVSKNSGGDATYAKIIAARELGIPVVMVKRPPTPPGNQVNDVPSAVVWLLNHLE is encoded by the coding sequence ATGAAACGTGTTTTGATTCTGGGTGGTACTGGGGATGGGGCAGAATTGGTAAACCAGGTATCAAATTTACCAAACATAGAAGTTATTACCTCCTTAGCCGGTCGTACCCGTGAGCCACAAGCCCCCTCAGGATTATTCCGAATCGGTGGTTTTGGGGGTGAGTTGGGGTTAATCTCCTACCTCAGAACAGAAAAAATTGATGTATTAATTGATGCTACCCATCCTTTTGCCTCCGAAATATCTCGGAATGCGGCATCGGCAGCGATCGCCTGTAATCTTCCCCATTTGATGCTGATACGTCCGGTATGGCAACCCGTGGGTGGAGACAACTGGATTGAAGTCGAAACCGTTGCAGCTGCGGCAGAAAACTTGCCAGAATTCGCCCAGCGAGTCTTTTTAACCATCGGCAGACAGCAGCTCGCCAGCTTTGCCCATCTAGATAATATCTGGTTTTTGATGCGGTTAATTGACCCACCCCCAGCCAATTCTGCCATCCCCCAGGGAAAAATTTTGCGCGATCGCGGTCCCTTCACCCTGGAAAATGAACTTAAATTATTACAAGACCATCAAATTGATACTCTGGTGAGTAAAAATAGTGGCGGTGATGCCACCTATGCCAAAATCATTGCCGCACGGGAACTTGGAATTCCAGTGGTGATGGTGAAACGTCCCCCCACTCCCCCAGGAAACCAAGTAAACGATGTTCCTAGCGCTGTGGTGTGGTTATTAAATCATCTAGAGTAG